A genomic segment from Bifidobacteriaceae bacterium encodes:
- the nuoL gene encoding NADH-quinone oxidoreductase subunit L has translation MIDNLVLTAASAAPDLGASTAARWSWLVIAIPLLGAGFLLLVGRAGDKWGHLLGVMASAAAFGVAAWAFFDLLSRPVETRVQDFDLFEWISGPFGLDVGLRVDQLSLAFVLLVTFVGTLIHIYSIAYMSHDKDRRRFFAYLNLFVAAMLLLVLANSYLVLFIGWEGVGLASYLLIGFWNQREEYAVAAKKAFIANRVGDVGMIVAMMIMYAEFGSLRFDAVFAQAEAVPASTLTLIGLALLLAACGKSAQFPLQSWLGDAMAGPTPVSALIHAATMVTAGVYLVVRSGPIFEHTPGARLAVLIVGAITLLYGAIVGCAKDDMKKALAASTMSQIGYMMLAAGLGPVGAVFAIMHLLTHGFFKAGLFLGAGSVMHAMRDQVDMRRFGALDKFMKVTWLTFMMGWLAILGVPPFAGFFSKDKIIEQAFVAPEGQVWQGWVFGLVALFGAGITAFYMSRLFFMVFYGKARWTDDQHPHESPRLMTVPMIVLALGSVFLGLILTLVKFDEYLAPALVPGHHGEPVVNAYVIMGATLALVVVGAWIAWVRFGSAKANIPVLPPAADGLVRAARADLYQDTVNHALFVRPGQALVRVAVKADDDVVDGGVRGLAWLLQGVGGLVARLQNGFARSYAATMLAGVILLAAIVLAGRM, from the coding sequence ATGATCGACAACCTAGTTTTGACGGCGGCGTCCGCCGCGCCTGACCTTGGGGCTTCGACGGCGGCCCGGTGGAGTTGGCTGGTCATAGCCATACCGCTGCTCGGCGCGGGCTTCTTGCTGCTGGTGGGGCGAGCGGGCGACAAGTGGGGGCACCTGCTGGGCGTGATGGCATCGGCGGCGGCTTTCGGTGTGGCCGCCTGGGCGTTCTTCGACCTGCTGTCGCGGCCGGTGGAGACCCGCGTCCAGGACTTCGACTTGTTCGAATGGATCTCCGGCCCCTTCGGCCTGGACGTGGGGTTGCGGGTGGACCAATTGTCGCTGGCGTTTGTGCTGCTGGTGACGTTTGTGGGCACCCTGATCCACATCTATTCGATCGCGTACATGTCCCATGACAAGGACCGGCGGCGCTTCTTCGCCTACTTGAACCTGTTCGTGGCGGCCATGCTGCTGCTGGTGCTGGCCAACTCCTACCTGGTGTTGTTCATCGGCTGGGAGGGGGTCGGATTGGCCTCCTACCTGCTGATCGGGTTCTGGAACCAGCGCGAGGAGTACGCGGTGGCGGCCAAGAAGGCGTTCATCGCCAACCGGGTCGGGGACGTGGGGATGATCGTCGCGATGATGATCATGTACGCGGAGTTCGGCTCGCTGAGGTTTGACGCCGTCTTCGCTCAGGCCGAGGCCGTGCCCGCCTCCACGCTGACCTTGATCGGCCTGGCGCTGCTCCTGGCGGCCTGCGGCAAGTCGGCGCAGTTCCCGCTCCAATCCTGGCTGGGGGACGCCATGGCGGGCCCCACCCCGGTCTCCGCGCTGATCCACGCCGCGACCATGGTGACCGCCGGCGTCTACCTGGTGGTCCGGTCCGGCCCGATCTTTGAGCACACGCCCGGCGCGCGCCTGGCGGTGCTGATAGTGGGCGCCATCACCTTGCTGTACGGCGCGATTGTGGGCTGCGCCAAGGACGACATGAAGAAGGCCCTGGCCGCCTCCACCATGTCGCAGATCGGCTACATGATGCTGGCGGCGGGCCTTGGCCCGGTGGGCGCGGTCTTCGCGATCATGCACCTGCTCACGCACGGCTTCTTCAAGGCCGGGCTGTTCCTGGGCGCGGGCTCGGTGATGCACGCCATGCGGGACCAGGTCGACATGCGCCGGTTCGGGGCGCTCGACAAGTTCATGAAGGTGACTTGGCTGACGTTCATGATGGGCTGGCTGGCCATTTTGGGGGTGCCCCCGTTCGCGGGCTTCTTCTCCAAGGACAAGATCATCGAGCAGGCTTTCGTGGCCCCGGAGGGGCAGGTCTGGCAGGGCTGGGTCTTCGGCCTGGTCGCGCTGTTCGGCGCCGGCATCACCGCCTTCTACATGTCCAGGCTGTTCTTCATGGTGTTCTACGGCAAGGCCCGCTGGACGGACGACCAGCACCCGCATGAGAGCCCCCGCCTGATGACGGTGCCCATGATCGTCCTGGCGCTGGGCTCGGTCTTCCTCGGCCTGATCTTGACGCTGGTCAAGTTCGACGAGTACCTGGCGCCCGCGCTGGTCCCCGGCCACCACGGCGAGCCGGTCGTCAACGCCTATGTGATCATGGGCGCGACCTTGGCGTTGGTGGTGGTGGGCGCCTGGATCGCCTGGGTCAGGTTCGGCTCGGCGAAGGCGAACATCCCGGTCCTGCCGCCGGCGGCGGACGGGCTGGTCCGGGCCGCGCGGGCGGACCTGTACCAGGACACCGTCAACCACGCCCTGTTCGTCCGCCCCGGCCAGGCGTTGGTCCGCGTGGCCGTCAAAGCCGACGATGACGTGGTGGACGGCGGCGTGCGCGGCTTGGCCTGGCTGCTCCAAGGCGTGGGCGGCTTGGTCGCCCGGCTCCAAAACGGATTCGCGCGTTCCTACGCGGCGACCATGCTGGCGGGCGTGATCCTTCTGGCCGCAATTGTCCTGGCCGGCCGGATGTGA
- a CDS encoding NADH-quinone oxidoreductase subunit M: protein MTMQNFPWLTVLIAAPSVGALIVWLGGGAIRRYARHIAFVWSLLIAAAAFVMATEFESWNGDIQFAQRVEWIPSFGVSYAVGVNGVGLLLILLSALLVPIVLLAAWREQSSPAKQAHYAALVLFLETFMIAVFAARDVFFFYLLFEAMLIPVYFLIGSFGGPNAKKAALKFLLYSLAGGLIMLAGVIAVWTQGPGGPEGFMIDSLVGADWGSAQAERLIFLSFFVAFAVKAPMFPVHTWLPDAAQAAKPGTSVLLVGVLDKVGTFGMVALCLPMFPEASRWAAPVIVVLAVVSIFWGAFLALGQKDILRMIAYTSVSHFGFIVLGIFAFTETAEFGSAFYMFNHGLSTGALFLLAGFLIARRGTQDMTLMGPGLQRTTPLLGGTFLVVGLSALALPGLSPFVSEFMVLIGTYERLPVAAVISALGVIMAALYILIAYQKIFTGPVREDLAGTRDLGARELWVVGPLIFLMLLLGFCPRPATDLLEWPAAQVVQQVHEVQVADQAADEDDLVGVEEEGDQP from the coding sequence ATGACCATGCAGAATTTCCCCTGGCTCACGGTGTTGATCGCCGCGCCCAGCGTTGGCGCGCTGATCGTCTGGCTGGGCGGCGGCGCGATCCGGCGCTACGCCCGCCACATCGCCTTCGTCTGGTCTTTGCTGATCGCGGCGGCCGCGTTTGTGATGGCCACCGAGTTCGAGAGTTGGAACGGCGACATCCAGTTCGCGCAGCGGGTCGAGTGGATCCCCTCGTTCGGCGTCTCCTACGCGGTGGGCGTCAACGGTGTTGGCCTGCTGCTGATCCTGCTGTCCGCGCTGCTGGTGCCGATTGTGCTGCTGGCGGCCTGGCGGGAGCAGTCCTCCCCGGCCAAACAGGCTCATTACGCGGCGCTGGTGCTCTTCCTGGAGACGTTCATGATCGCGGTGTTCGCCGCCCGGGACGTGTTCTTCTTCTACCTCCTGTTCGAGGCGATGCTGATCCCGGTCTACTTCCTGATCGGCTCGTTCGGCGGCCCGAACGCCAAGAAGGCGGCTTTGAAGTTCCTGCTCTATTCGCTGGCGGGCGGCCTGATCATGCTGGCGGGCGTGATCGCGGTGTGGACCCAGGGCCCGGGCGGCCCGGAGGGCTTCATGATCGACTCGCTGGTCGGCGCGGATTGGGGCTCTGCCCAGGCCGAGCGCTTGATCTTCCTGTCCTTCTTCGTGGCTTTTGCGGTCAAGGCGCCCATGTTCCCGGTGCACACCTGGCTGCCGGACGCCGCCCAGGCCGCCAAGCCCGGAACCTCCGTTCTGCTGGTGGGGGTCTTGGACAAGGTCGGCACGTTTGGGATGGTGGCGCTCTGCCTGCCCATGTTCCCGGAGGCGTCCCGGTGGGCCGCCCCCGTGATTGTGGTCCTGGCCGTGGTCTCGATCTTCTGGGGCGCGTTCCTGGCCTTGGGCCAGAAGGACATCCTGCGGATGATCGCGTACACCTCCGTCTCCCACTTCGGCTTCATTGTGCTGGGCATCTTCGCGTTCACGGAGACGGCCGAATTCGGGTCGGCCTTCTACATGTTCAACCACGGCCTTTCGACCGGGGCCTTGTTCCTGCTGGCGGGCTTCTTGATCGCCCGGCGCGGCACGCAGGACATGACGTTGATGGGGCCGGGTTTGCAGCGCACCACGCCGCTGTTGGGCGGCACTTTCCTGGTGGTGGGCCTGTCCGCGCTGGCGTTGCCCGGCCTGTCGCCCTTCGTTTCCGAGTTCATGGTGCTGATCGGCACCTATGAGCGCCTCCCCGTGGCGGCGGTGATCTCGGCTTTGGGCGTCATCATGGCGGCCCTGTACATCTTGATCGCCTATCAGAAGATCTTCACCGGCCCGGTCCGCGAGGACCTGGCCGGGACCCGCGACCTGGGCGCGCGCGAACTGTGGGTGGTCGGGCCGCTGATCTTCCTGATGCTGCTGCTCGGCTTCTGCCCCCGGCCCGCCACGGACTTGTTGGAGTGGCCGGCGGCCCAAGTGGTCCAACAGGTCCACGAGGTCCAAGTCGCCGACCAGGCGGCTGACGAAGATGACTTAGTGGGCGTCGAAGAGGAAGGAGACCAGCCATGA